One Corynebacterium yudongzhengii DNA window includes the following coding sequences:
- a CDS encoding CinA family protein, translated as MNCAARLVSLLSTRAETVATCESLTAGLAAARIADVPGASRVLRGGLITYATDAKHSLAGVDKQLLDDWGPVAAVTAEEMARGAREKLGADWGLALTGVAGPDSQNGHPVGEVFIAVAGHYRCVSVCHRFSGDRAEIRRQAVEAGLKELLAEIREQKENMRR; from the coding sequence ATGAATTGTGCCGCACGCCTCGTGAGCCTGCTCAGCACGCGCGCTGAGACCGTCGCCACCTGCGAGTCGCTCACCGCCGGGCTCGCCGCCGCCCGGATCGCCGATGTCCCCGGCGCCTCCCGCGTCCTTCGCGGAGGACTTATCACCTATGCCACCGACGCTAAGCACAGCCTGGCGGGCGTCGATAAGCAGCTTCTCGACGACTGGGGCCCCGTCGCCGCCGTCACCGCCGAAGAGATGGCCCGCGGCGCGCGCGAGAAACTCGGCGCCGACTGGGGCTTGGCGCTCACCGGGGTCGCCGGGCCGGACAGCCAAAACGGCCACCCGGTAGGTGAGGTGTTTATCGCGGTGGCCGGGCATTATCGGTGCGTGTCGGTGTGTCACCGTTTTTCGGGCGATCGGGCGGAGATTCGTCGGCAGGCGGTCGAGGCGGGGTTGAAAGAATTACTCGCCGAGATCCGGGAACAAAAAGAAAACATGCGACGTTGA
- a CDS encoding helix-turn-helix domain-containing protein, which produces MTTKTALLDNAATTTATPRHSPMLLRQALGTTLRMFRADKSVTLRELAEAASVSPGYLSELERGRKEVSSELLASICHALEASVSEVLFEAASTMALPSVEDELANTAPAAAE; this is translated from the coding sequence ATGACGACCAAGACTGCATTATTGGATAACGCTGCCACCACAACTGCAACCCCGCGGCACTCGCCCATGCTGCTACGCCAGGCGCTGGGCACGACGCTGCGCATGTTCCGCGCGGACAAGTCGGTCACGCTGCGGGAGTTGGCGGAAGCCGCCAGCGTGTCCCCGGGCTACCTCTCTGAGCTCGAGCGGGGACGCAAGGAGGTCTCCTCCGAGCTGCTGGCGTCGATCTGCCACGCGCTCGAGGCGAGTGTGTCGGAGGTCCTCTTCGAGGCGGCCTCGACGATGGCGCTGCCGTCGGTCGAGGATGAACTCGCCAACACCGCTCCCGCTGCCGCGGAGTAG
- a CDS encoding PspA/IM30 family protein — translation MANPFVKAWKYLMALFDSKIEENADPKVQIEQAIQEAQRQHQELSQQAAAVIGNQRQLEMQLNRRLGEIEKLQANTRQALTLADKARSQGDQAKAQEYENAAEAFAAQLVTAEESVEDTKKLHDQALQQADQAKKAVERNSMQLQQKVNERTKLLSQLEQAKMQEKVSESLSSMNSITSGNTPNLDQVRDKIEKRYSTALGKAELAQNSVEGRMAEVEQAGIQMAGHSRLEQIRSEMNQESQGSNQVESGQSRDAIESGQNQAPNVADDAVARKMRELRGDQ, via the coding sequence ATGGCTAACCCCTTTGTCAAGGCATGGAAGTACTTGATGGCGTTGTTCGACTCGAAGATCGAGGAGAACGCTGACCCGAAGGTACAGATCGAGCAGGCCATCCAGGAGGCGCAGCGCCAGCACCAGGAGTTGTCCCAGCAGGCCGCTGCGGTCATCGGCAACCAGCGCCAGCTGGAGATGCAGCTGAACCGGCGTCTCGGGGAGATCGAGAAGCTGCAGGCGAACACCCGCCAGGCGCTCACCCTGGCGGACAAGGCCCGCAGCCAGGGCGATCAGGCGAAGGCTCAGGAATACGAGAACGCCGCGGAGGCTTTCGCCGCCCAGCTGGTCACCGCTGAGGAGAGCGTGGAGGACACCAAGAAGCTCCACGACCAGGCCCTGCAGCAGGCGGATCAGGCGAAGAAGGCCGTCGAGCGCAACTCCATGCAGCTGCAGCAGAAGGTCAACGAGCGCACCAAGCTGCTCTCCCAGCTGGAGCAGGCGAAGATGCAGGAGAAGGTCTCCGAGTCCCTGTCGTCGATGAACTCGATCACCTCGGGCAACACCCCGAATCTGGATCAGGTGCGCGACAAGATCGAGAAGCGCTACTCCACGGCGCTGGGTAAGGCCGAGCTGGCGCAGAACTCCGTCGAAGGCCGCATGGCCGAGGTCGAGCAGGCCGGCATCCAGATGGCAGGCCACTCCCGCCTCGAGCAGATCCGCTCCGAGATGAACCAGGAAAGCCAGGGCTCCAACCAGGTCGAATCCGGCCAGTCGCGAGATGCGATCGAGTCGGGTCAGAACCAGGCCCCGAATGTTGCCGACGATGCCGTCGCCCGCAAAATGCGCGAGCTGCGCGGAGACCAGTAA
- a CDS encoding energy-coupling factor transporter transmembrane component T family protein yields MFYGIPLGVYVPGTTPLHRLDSGIKLLGLILFILVVIFFTRGLLTVAIAAGVVTLGYVVAKIPPRTAAGQILPAVPVVALLGLFQWWQADWQVAVVLVVSLITTIAAAALLTLSTRVAEIMEAIEDALAPLQRWGVPVESISLAMSLTLRLIPLQLDTVNEALDARKARGAGLSIGAFGVPVLVRSVRRARALGEALIARGVGD; encoded by the coding sequence ATGTTTTATGGCATCCCCCTAGGCGTCTACGTCCCCGGCACCACGCCACTACACCGCCTAGACTCCGGAATCAAGCTTCTAGGCTTGATCTTATTCATCCTCGTGGTGATCTTCTTCACCCGCGGGCTGCTCACGGTCGCAATTGCGGCCGGGGTGGTCACCCTCGGCTATGTGGTGGCAAAAATCCCGCCGCGCACCGCCGCCGGCCAGATTCTGCCCGCGGTGCCGGTGGTTGCGCTGTTGGGTCTCTTCCAGTGGTGGCAGGCCGACTGGCAGGTGGCCGTCGTGCTGGTGGTCAGCCTTATCACCACCATCGCCGCCGCCGCTTTGCTGACGCTTTCCACCCGCGTCGCCGAGATCATGGAGGCCATCGAAGACGCGCTGGCTCCGCTTCAACGCTGGGGCGTGCCGGTGGAATCGATCTCGCTGGCGATGTCTTTGACCTTGAGGCTCATCCCGCTGCAGCTGGATACAGTCAACGAGGCCTTAGATGCGCGAAAGGCCCGCGGGGCGGGCCTGTCGATCGGTGCTTTCGGGGTGCCGGTGCTCGTCCGGTCGGTGCGCCGGGCGCGGGCTTTGGGCGAGGCGCTCATCGCCCGCGGCGTCGGCGACTAA
- a CDS encoding energy-coupling factor ABC transporter ATP-binding protein — MAVVEFRDVEVTVDAGTDADPHATRRILGPLNLTLSEHRIGIIGANGSGKSTLARLINGLNSPTTGEVLYDGLNLASEAKAVRRQVGFVFSDAENQIVMPQVRDDVLFSLRRSGLPKAARRERADAVLEYFGLAAHAEDSPHTLSGGQKQLLALAAVIVVDPQLIIADEPTTLLDLRNRLSIARRFRELSQQLIVVTHDLDLLRDFDRVICIDDGQVVGDGAPGPVIDHYIHAMENNA; from the coding sequence ATGGCCGTCGTCGAGTTTCGTGACGTCGAGGTCACCGTCGACGCCGGCACCGACGCCGACCCCCACGCCACCCGCCGCATCCTCGGCCCCCTGAACTTAACGCTCAGCGAGCACCGCATCGGCATCATCGGCGCCAACGGCTCGGGAAAGTCGACGCTGGCCCGGCTCATCAACGGCCTCAACTCCCCCACCACCGGCGAGGTGCTTTACGACGGGCTCAATCTCGCCTCCGAGGCCAAAGCCGTACGCCGCCAGGTCGGCTTTGTCTTCTCGGATGCCGAAAACCAGATCGTCATGCCCCAGGTCCGCGACGATGTGCTGTTTTCCCTGCGCCGCAGCGGACTTCCGAAGGCCGCGCGCCGCGAGCGCGCCGATGCGGTGCTCGAGTACTTCGGGCTCGCCGCACACGCCGAGGACTCCCCTCATACGCTCTCCGGCGGGCAGAAACAGTTGCTGGCGCTGGCGGCGGTGATCGTCGTCGACCCGCAGCTGATCATCGCCGACGAGCCCACCACGCTGCTCGACCTGCGCAACCGCCTGAGCATCGCCCGGCGCTTTCGGGAGCTTTCCCAGCAGCTGATCGTGGTCACCCACGACCTCGACCTGCTGCGCGACTTTGATCGCGTCATCTGCATCGACGATGGCCAGGTCGTCGGCGACGGCGCGCCGGGGCCCGTCATCGATCACTACATCCACGCCATGGAGAATAACGCCTGA
- a CDS encoding biotin transporter BioY, whose translation MNNRSTVGNLAYIAVFAALIIVFAFVAIPVGSAGVPIVIQNAVVILTGLVLGPKRALLTVALVYLLGLALPVMAGGRTLLAALAGPTIGYLVGYLVSAVVAGLIAYQAPARRRAAQIGWFILAGVTALALQYVCGAFGLMFRAEMAFGPAFAAQLPFILPDAAKVAVMILIALGVHAAFPDLLSRHGRRRVS comes from the coding sequence ATGAACAACCGCTCTACCGTGGGCAACCTCGCCTACATCGCCGTCTTCGCGGCACTCATCATCGTCTTCGCCTTCGTCGCCATCCCCGTAGGCTCCGCCGGCGTGCCCATCGTCATCCAAAACGCCGTGGTCATCCTCACCGGCCTCGTCCTCGGCCCGAAGCGCGCCTTGTTGACGGTCGCCCTCGTCTACCTGCTTGGCCTCGCCCTGCCGGTCATGGCCGGCGGACGCACCCTGCTGGCCGCGCTGGCCGGCCCGACCATCGGCTACCTCGTCGGCTACTTGGTCTCCGCGGTGGTGGCAGGTCTTATCGCCTACCAGGCCCCGGCCCGCCGGCGCGCCGCCCAGATCGGCTGGTTCATCCTCGCCGGCGTTACCGCCTTGGCGCTGCAATACGTCTGCGGCGCGTTCGGGCTCATGTTCCGCGCGGAGATGGCCTTCGGGCCCGCCTTCGCGGCCCAGCTGCCGTTCATTCTGCCGGATGCGGCTAAGGTCGCCGTCATGATCCTTATCGCCTTGGGCGTGCACGCCGCATTCCCCGATCTGCTGTCGCGTCATGGCCGTCGTCGAGTTTCGTGA
- a CDS encoding DUF3046 domain-containing protein, with the protein MRLTDFHQLMSDVFGPQQGNWIAHTHHLPKLGGTPEELIDGGVNPSRVWDEICEDFDVPDNQRLGIDRPGF; encoded by the coding sequence ATGCGATTGACCGACTTCCACCAACTGATGAGTGATGTCTTCGGCCCGCAGCAGGGTAACTGGATCGCGCACACCCACCACCTGCCGAAGCTCGGGGGAACGCCCGAAGAGCTTATCGACGGCGGCGTCAACCCCTCCCGCGTCTGGGATGAGATCTGCGAAGACTTCGACGTGCCGGATAATCAGCGCCTCGGCATCGACCGGCCGGGGTTTTAG
- the recA gene encoding recombinase RecA — MAKKNAKTQANAGGDRQKALDAALSMIEKDYGKGAVMRLGDENRPPVRTISSGNTAIDVALGIGGFPRGRVVEIYGPESSGKTTVALHAVAEAQKEGGIAAFIDAEHALDPDYAKKLGVDTDNLLVSQPDTGEQALEIADMLVRSGAIDIVVVDSVAALTPKAEIEGEMGDSHVGLQARLMSQALRKMASALYNSGTTAIFINQLREKIGVMFGSPETTTGGKALKFYASVRCDIRRIQTLKDGQDAIGNRTRMKIVKNKVSPPFKVAEFDIMYGEGISRESSIIDMAVENGIAKKSGSWYTYEGDQLGQGKEKARQFLKDNPDLADELERKIFAKLGIGGASEEEEKEDMSVPGVNDEGLSDEPVDMVPNVGFDDEDND, encoded by the coding sequence ATGGCTAAGAAGAACGCCAAGACCCAGGCGAATGCGGGCGGTGACCGCCAAAAGGCGCTGGACGCCGCACTGTCGATGATCGAAAAGGACTACGGCAAGGGCGCGGTCATGCGCCTAGGCGATGAAAACCGCCCGCCGGTGCGCACCATCTCCTCGGGTAACACCGCCATCGACGTCGCGCTCGGCATCGGCGGCTTCCCGCGCGGCCGCGTCGTCGAGATCTACGGCCCGGAGTCCTCGGGTAAGACCACCGTCGCACTCCACGCCGTCGCGGAGGCGCAGAAGGAGGGCGGCATCGCCGCGTTTATCGACGCCGAGCACGCCCTCGACCCAGACTACGCCAAGAAGCTCGGCGTGGACACGGACAACCTGCTGGTCTCGCAGCCGGATACCGGCGAGCAGGCCCTCGAGATCGCCGACATGCTGGTGCGCTCCGGGGCGATTGACATCGTGGTCGTCGACTCCGTCGCCGCCCTGACCCCGAAGGCCGAGATCGAAGGCGAGATGGGTGATAGCCACGTCGGCCTGCAGGCCCGCCTCATGTCGCAGGCTCTGCGCAAGATGGCCTCCGCGCTGTACAACTCCGGTACCACCGCCATCTTCATCAACCAGCTGCGCGAGAAGATCGGCGTCATGTTCGGCTCCCCGGAGACCACCACCGGCGGTAAGGCCCTGAAGTTCTACGCCTCGGTGCGCTGCGACATCCGCCGTATCCAGACCCTGAAGGACGGCCAGGACGCGATCGGCAACCGCACGCGCATGAAGATCGTGAAGAACAAGGTCTCCCCGCCGTTCAAGGTCGCCGAGTTCGACATCATGTACGGCGAGGGCATCTCGCGCGAATCCTCGATCATCGACATGGCGGTGGAAAACGGCATCGCCAAGAAGTCCGGCTCCTGGTACACCTACGAGGGCGACCAGCTCGGCCAGGGCAAGGAGAAGGCCCGCCAGTTCTTGAAGGACAACCCGGATCTCGCCGACGAGCTGGAGCGCAAGATCTTCGCCAAGCTCGGCATCGGCGGCGCCAGCGAGGAAGAAGAGAAGGAAGACATGTCGGTCCCCGGCGTCAACGACGAGGGCTTGAGCGACGAGCCAGTCGACATGGTCCCCAACGTCGGCTTCGATGACGAGGACAATGACTAG
- the recX gene encoding recombination regulator RecX — protein sequence MTSERIERLREAIADYQASGKGTLFDHEAEEARAAVRSRALGLLDQRGRSRHELRERLIAAEFAPEVIDAVLDDFERTGLINDEVFAREWVRQRHQRRKKSARVLDLELQDKGVGAAERASALAQIDEDDEEATAIELARKKARSVKNVPGDYAEYQKVLRRIVGVLARRGFNEAMSLRIARAELERRREELAEG from the coding sequence ATGACTAGTGAGCGCATCGAGCGCCTGCGCGAGGCGATAGCCGACTACCAGGCCAGCGGGAAAGGAACGCTCTTCGACCACGAGGCTGAAGAGGCCCGCGCGGCAGTGCGCTCGCGTGCCCTCGGCCTGCTCGACCAGCGCGGCCGCTCCCGCCACGAGCTGCGCGAGCGCCTCATCGCCGCCGAGTTCGCCCCCGAGGTCATCGACGCCGTGCTCGACGACTTTGAGCGCACCGGCCTCATCAACGACGAGGTCTTCGCCCGCGAATGGGTCCGCCAGCGCCACCAGCGGCGGAAGAAATCGGCGCGCGTCCTCGACTTAGAGCTCCAGGACAAGGGCGTCGGCGCCGCCGAGCGCGCCAGCGCCTTGGCCCAGATCGACGAAGACGACGAGGAAGCCACCGCCATAGAACTCGCCCGCAAGAAGGCCCGCTCGGTGAAAAACGTGCCCGGCGACTACGCCGAATACCAGAAGGTTCTGCGCCGCATCGTGGGCGTGCTCGCCCGCCGCGGCTTTAACGAGGCCATGAGCCTGCGCATCGCGCGCGCCGAGCTCGAGCGGCGCCGAGAAGAGCTCGCCGAGGGTTAG